The following are encoded in a window of Deltaproteobacteria bacterium genomic DNA:
- a CDS encoding polysaccharide deacetylase family protein — protein MINALTVDLEDWYHICGTTDNAMPSKWIEYESRVTRNTDKVLSILRQYNTRATFFVLGYIAEKEPDLIRAIHREGHELAIHGYYHQRLFELSREAFEEDVNKSIDIVRAVTGERVLGYRAPEWSIRNNTLWALCVLKKLGILYDSSMVPLTRMGERNFGQYPYMIKTEFGNIWEFPLTTMRFLWENLPFTGGLPLRISPYWYTLSKLKWMNKRYGQPGLVYVHPWEFDNEHSEIDLPISRRFMHYFRISTTRPKLEGLLRHIKFGPIKEVITL, from the coding sequence ATGATAAATGCGCTGACTGTAGATCTGGAAGATTGGTATCACATCTGTGGGACAACGGATAATGCGATGCCTTCAAAATGGATTGAGTATGAAAGCCGTGTGACCCGCAATACGGATAAGGTGCTTTCTATCCTGAGGCAGTACAATACAAGGGCAACCTTCTTTGTCCTTGGGTATATAGCTGAAAAGGAACCGGATCTTATCAGGGCTATCCATAGAGAGGGTCATGAGCTGGCAATACACGGCTATTATCATCAGAGGCTGTTCGAATTATCCAGAGAGGCATTTGAAGAGGATGTAAATAAATCAATTGATATTGTAAGGGCAGTTACAGGGGAAAGGGTTTTGGGTTACAGGGCGCCTGAATGGTCAATAAGAAATAATACGCTTTGGGCTCTGTGTGTGCTGAAAAAATTGGGCATCCTGTATGATTCCAGCATGGTTCCGCTTACAAGGATGGGGGAGAGAAATTTTGGGCAGTACCCCTATATGATAAAAACCGAATTTGGAAATATCTGGGAATTTCCTCTGACAACCATGAGATTCCTTTGGGAAAATCTGCCGTTTACAGGCGGACTTCCGTTAAGGATATCACCTTACTGGTATACACTTTCAAAACTAAAATGGATGAATAAAAGGTATGGTCAGCCAGGGCTTGTTTATGTGCATCCATGGGAGTTTGATAATGAGCATTCTGAGATAGACCTCCCGATATCAAGGCGCTTTATGCATTATTTCAGGATATCTACGACAAGGCCAAAATTAGAAGGCCTGTTAAGGCATATAAAGTTTGGGCCTATTAAAGAGGTTATAACGTTGTAG
- a CDS encoding FlgO family outer membrane protein, which produces MKRLIILFLTVLVFAANTAYADFKKTKIAVMDFQVQGEKFETEDIGKIVAEWLITALVQEGRFDVVERRLLEKILQEQKLSVSGVVDSDSIARLGKVLGAKIVVTGSVMKLRQFMEVNARLINVENGSIIAAEKVKSESATKLEALVTEMAVRIISDFPLEGYVVERGEDNTVTIDIGKLAGAKVGKRFIVFKEGKAIKHPKTGEVLDIERIDIGEVEVRAVKEKTATGIILREASGQKIEYGNMVRSSVEAFTAAAQSSLPEEKTMLAEVKRENHQAAGQFNIGEEYYFLTTIHVVKNTAGWENRTDLPAIHAGEKIVLTKIERHYAKFTWKGNEYTFVYHYAKTPNPVMLSKFLTKDDPGPVIAGFPEDVKSYISSGEAKTGMTKWQMLYSKGAPVIAGNRKTFDMTLGDILNANTWIYLQGRRDKLYIEFSGDKVVNVKD; this is translated from the coding sequence ATGAAAAGATTAATAATACTTTTTTTGACGGTCTTGGTTTTTGCGGCAAATACAGCTTATGCTGATTTTAAAAAGACCAAGATAGCTGTTATGGATTTTCAGGTGCAGGGTGAAAAATTTGAGACAGAAGATATAGGAAAGATAGTCGCTGAGTGGCTCATAACAGCCCTTGTTCAGGAAGGCCGTTTTGATGTTGTTGAAAGAAGGCTTCTTGAAAAGATACTTCAGGAGCAGAAGCTTAGCGTATCCGGAGTCGTAGACTCGGATAGTATCGCAAGGCTTGGAAAGGTTCTTGGCGCAAAAATAGTAGTTACAGGTTCTGTGATGAAACTCAGACAATTTATGGAGGTAAATGCCCGCCTGATAAATGTTGAAAATGGCTCTATCATAGCAGCGGAAAAGGTCAAGAGTGAAAGCGCCACAAAGCTTGAAGCGCTTGTTACAGAGATGGCCGTTAGGATTATAAGCGATTTTCCTCTGGAGGGTTATGTTGTGGAAAGGGGAGAAGACAATACAGTTACAATAGACATTGGTAAGCTTGCCGGCGCTAAGGTTGGGAAGAGATTTATTGTTTTTAAGGAAGGCAAGGCAATAAAGCATCCCAAGACAGGAGAGGTGCTTGATATAGAAAGGATAGACATTGGCGAAGTAGAGGTAAGGGCAGTTAAGGAAAAGACAGCCACAGGCATTATTTTGAGGGAGGCATCCGGCCAGAAGATCGAATACGGGAATATGGTCAGAAGTTCTGTGGAGGCATTCACCGCTGCCGCGCAATCCTCTTTGCCTGAAGAAAAGACAATGCTGGCTGAGGTGAAAAGAGAAAACCATCAGGCAGCAGGACAGTTTAATATAGGTGAGGAATATTATTTTTTGACAACCATCCATGTTGTAAAAAATACCGCTGGATGGGAAAACCGCACAGACCTGCCTGCAATCCATGCAGGCGAAAAGATTGTATTAACAAAGATCGAGAGGCACTATGCAAAGTTTACATGGAAAGGGAATGAATATACCTTTGTGTATCACTATGCCAAAACACCAAATCCAGTAATGCTTTCCAAGTTTTTGACAAAAGATGATCCCGGACCTGTAATAGCGGGGTTCCCGGAGGATGTAAAGTCTTACATTTCAAGTGGCGAGGCAAAGACTGGAATGACAAAGTGGCAGATGCTTTACTCTAAAGGGGCGCCGGTAATTGCCGGCAATAGAAAGACCTTTGATATGACACTGGGAGATATATTGAATGCAAATACATGGATTTATCTTCAGGGGAGACGCGATAAGCTCTACATAGAGTTTTCAGGCGATAAGGTAGTCAATGTCAAAGACTAA
- a CDS encoding beta-ketoacyl-ACP synthase III, translating into MTPAVYINDIAGFLPNEPIGNDAIEQALGMVGGKPSRSKKLVLRNNGIKTRYYAINPQTGKYTHNNAQMTAEAVRALSKKSGFNLNDMEVLSCGTSSPDQFQPAHGQMVQGELGCPPCEVITTAGVCSSGMTAMKYGYMNVALGLSKTAVCAGSEFASSFMRGANFEPEIQARIDKLEKHPELGFEKDFMRWMLSDGAGAALISSKPNQNRISLCIDWIDYLSFAGDMPVCMYSGAIKQEDGYLKGWREAEDPLDIIKQGYFSSKQDARLLDKHIISISVERALLPIAAKRGLRADEVAWFLPHYSSEYFREKLHNSMSSNGFNIPFNRWFTNLTVKGNVGAASIYLIIEELLYSGRLKKGERLLCYIPESARFSICYMLLTVV; encoded by the coding sequence ATGACGCCAGCAGTTTACATAAATGATATTGCAGGGTTTCTGCCCAATGAGCCGATAGGCAATGATGCAATAGAACAGGCGCTTGGAATGGTCGGCGGCAAACCCTCCCGCTCAAAAAAACTCGTTTTGCGGAATAACGGCATCAAGACACGTTATTACGCCATAAACCCTCAGACCGGCAAATATACCCACAATAATGCGCAGATGACAGCAGAGGCCGTACGTGCCTTGTCAAAAAAGAGCGGCTTTAATCTGAATGACATGGAGGTCTTAAGCTGCGGCACATCAAGCCCTGACCAGTTTCAGCCTGCGCACGGACAGATGGTGCAGGGAGAGCTTGGCTGTCCGCCCTGCGAGGTTATTACCACAGCAGGTGTATGCAGCTCAGGCATGACGGCAATGAAATACGGATATATGAACGTTGCATTGGGGTTGTCAAAAACCGCTGTGTGCGCAGGTTCCGAGTTTGCATCCAGTTTTATGCGCGGCGCAAATTTTGAACCGGAAATCCAGGCGCGTATAGACAAGTTGGAAAAACATCCTGAACTTGGCTTTGAAAAGGATTTTATGCGCTGGATGCTTTCTGACGGCGCAGGCGCGGCGCTTATATCCTCCAAGCCCAATCAAAACCGCATCTCGCTGTGTATTGACTGGATTGACTATCTGTCCTTTGCCGGAGATATGCCGGTCTGCATGTACAGCGGGGCAATAAAACAGGAAGATGGTTATCTGAAAGGGTGGCGTGAAGCAGAAGATCCCCTTGACATTATTAAGCAGGGTTATTTTTCCAGTAAGCAGGACGCCAGACTTCTGGATAAACATATAATCTCCATATCAGTGGAGCGCGCCTTATTGCCAATCGCAGCAAAACGCGGCCTCAGGGCAGATGAGGTTGCATGGTTTCTGCCGCATTATTCCTCAGAGTATTTCCGTGAAAAGCTGCACAATTCAATGTCATCAAATGGTTTTAATATCCCGTTTAACCGGTGGTTTACAAATCTGACTGTAAAGGGGAATGTAGGCGCTGCCTCTATTTATCTTATTATAGAGGAACTGCTGTATTCCGGCAGATTGAAAAAGGGCGAGAGGCTTCTCTGCTATATCCCGGAAAGCGCAAGATTCTCCATCTGTTATATGCTTCTGACTGTTGTATAA
- a CDS encoding dialkylresorcinol condensing enzyme, giving the protein MTRILVLYYSQTGQLTQVAHSMMAPLENQRDIEIVWENLKPRKPYPFPWPFLDFLDVFPESVHMIPPEMEPVSFDPDSRFDLIVLAYQVWFLSPSLPVTGFLKSPAARALKDTSVITLIACRNMWLCAQEKVKTMLKSLGARHIDNVVLVDQGPPLATFVTTPRWLLTGKKGGFWGIFPPAGVSAMDIANAARFGRAIAESLPVLKSKPGASILWGLGAVKVNPGYIASEKIAHRSFYIWGRLFRRIGERGHPLRRLLLMVYVVFLISIILTVVPLGVISRAVLKPFLRRRLDAQTAKFEQPSGSSTERIAQYN; this is encoded by the coding sequence ATGACGCGCATTTTAGTTCTCTATTATTCACAGACAGGCCAGCTTACACAGGTAGCACATTCTATGATGGCCCCTCTGGAAAATCAGAGGGATATAGAAATTGTATGGGAGAATCTTAAACCCAGAAAACCGTATCCGTTCCCATGGCCGTTTCTTGATTTTCTGGATGTGTTCCCGGAATCTGTGCACATGATTCCGCCTGAGATGGAGCCTGTTTCTTTTGATCCTGACAGCCGTTTTGACTTGATTGTGCTGGCCTATCAGGTCTGGTTTTTATCGCCGTCTTTGCCTGTAACAGGCTTTTTAAAATCGCCTGCGGCAAGGGCGCTCAAAGATACGTCTGTAATTACTTTAATTGCATGCCGCAATATGTGGCTCTGCGCGCAGGAAAAGGTAAAAACCATGTTAAAATCATTGGGAGCCAGACATATTGACAATGTGGTCTTGGTAGACCAGGGGCCGCCGCTGGCGACCTTTGTAACTACCCCGCGGTGGCTCTTAACCGGCAAGAAAGGCGGGTTCTGGGGTATTTTTCCCCCTGCCGGGGTCAGCGCAATGGATATTGCCAATGCCGCGCGTTTTGGCCGCGCAATTGCAGAATCTTTACCTGTGTTGAAATCCAAACCGGGAGCATCTATTCTATGGGGCCTCGGCGCAGTAAAGGTTAATCCCGGCTATATTGCAAGTGAAAAGATAGCGCATCGCAGTTTCTATATCTGGGGCAGGCTGTTTCGTAGAATTGGAGAACGGGGGCACCCGCTACGCAGGCTGCTCCTGATGGTATATGTTGTGTTCCTTATATCTATTATTCTTACAGTAGTGCCTTTGGGTGTAATCTCCCGCGCTGTATTAAAACCATTTTTGCGCCGCAGGCTGGATGCGCAGACAGCTAAATTTGAGCAGCCATCGGGATCATCCACTGAACGGATAGCGCAATACAACTGA
- a CDS encoding beta-ketoacyl-[acyl-carrier-protein] synthase family protein, with protein MNRRVVITGAGLITALGIGKKQNLSGIIEGRNAIKEIASFDVKSYRGKTGGEIKGFNFSKELKRLRPSRLDRATKLLLTVADEAVLEAGLKEGLPHDTSLILGTTLGGMFSGETYHRSRVYGKKGSPSLILDYLAHCQGSHLAEEYGLNGRQFTISNACASGTNAIGFAYKEILSGRAHTIIAGGYDTMCEFTFAGFNSLQAVTPSLCRPFDKGRDGLALGEGAGVMVLEEMGRAEGRGADIIAEVIGYGESSDAFHITRPEPGGASAAAAISNALEDAQIDASRIDYINAHGTATTYNDAMEAKAIQRVFGNISKTIPVSSIKSMIGHLLGGAGAVEAVITILAMKEGVLPPNLNYKTPDPDCPLNIVDKPGQRISIKRAVSNSFGFGGANAAIVFQDVNT; from the coding sequence ATGAATAGAAGAGTTGTTATTACCGGAGCCGGCCTGATAACCGCCCTTGGCATTGGGAAAAAACAGAATCTTTCAGGAATAATTGAAGGGCGAAATGCAATAAAAGAGATAGCCTCTTTTGATGTAAAAAGCTATAGGGGTAAGACCGGCGGAGAGATAAAGGGGTTTAATTTTTCGAAAGAACTCAAAAGACTAAGACCTTCGCGGCTTGACAGGGCGACAAAGCTTCTGCTGACAGTGGCTGACGAGGCGGTTCTGGAAGCGGGTTTAAAGGAAGGCCTCCCTCATGATACATCGCTTATATTAGGAACAACGTTAGGGGGAATGTTTTCAGGCGAGACATACCATCGCAGCAGAGTCTATGGGAAAAAGGGAAGCCCTTCGCTCATTCTGGATTATCTTGCCCACTGTCAGGGCTCTCATTTAGCCGAAGAATACGGATTAAACGGCAGGCAGTTTACAATCTCCAATGCCTGCGCATCAGGTACAAATGCCATAGGGTTTGCGTATAAAGAGATACTTTCAGGCCGCGCGCATACAATCATTGCCGGCGGTTATGATACTATGTGCGAATTTACATTTGCGGGCTTTAATTCGCTTCAGGCAGTAACCCCTTCGCTTTGCAGGCCGTTTGATAAAGGGCGCGACGGCCTCGCGCTCGGAGAGGGAGCCGGTGTTATGGTGCTTGAGGAGATGGGGCGCGCTGAGGGAAGGGGAGCGGATATTATCGCGGAGGTTATAGGATACGGTGAGTCCAGCGATGCGTTTCATATTACGCGGCCTGAGCCGGGCGGCGCTTCTGCCGCTGCAGCAATATCAAATGCGTTGGAGGACGCTCAAATTGATGCGTCCCGGATTGACTATATAAACGCCCACGGTACAGCCACGACTTATAATGACGCTATGGAGGCAAAGGCAATCCAACGTGTCTTTGGAAACATCTCCAAAACCATACCGGTAAGCTCAATAAAATCCATGATAGGCCATCTCCTTGGCGGGGCAGGCGCAGTAGAGGCTGTTATTACTATTTTGGCAATGAAGGAAGGGGTTCTTCCGCCGAATCTGAATTACAAAACCCCTGACCCCGACTGTCCCCTTAATATCGTTGATAAGCCCGGCCAGAGGATATCAATAAAAAGGGCTGTTTCAAACTCATTCGGTTTTGGCGGGGCGAATGCCGCAATAGTATTTCAGGATGTTAACACATGA
- a CDS encoding class I SAM-dependent methyltransferase: MTAVFEDIKTGIDILRQFIVPRAFTLRLVEFAEQEGLISVIKEMKSFTREEFCDRAAGQLKYKTGDSARKRMLFILLDFLEECGYVSQNPAHSCIYNDDVKPLPALSLIERKTLKEGFYSEVEFFGRCIDYAGEFLRGGDHLYNFAKGMEDIWDRFLGNYEFSIARDILLKAMASDKTEDCQMLDLCYGTGHGLKAICRDFPNAGITAIDFTGAMRQFVMSRLGENSGKISWVDARRWNGFGSKLPFKDMTFDRVFFSCGDPYIPEPLREYVYKDIYRILKPGGAAGIVAWGYPDRQKRHIQNEWVRKGIYIHDFAESVCNGWHGFRDIDSTVRMAKDIGFVGLNAVVNNFYMLDSAVWVFKRP, translated from the coding sequence ATGACAGCAGTCTTTGAAGACATAAAGACAGGGATTGACATATTAAGGCAGTTTATTGTCCCGAGGGCATTTACATTAAGGCTTGTTGAATTTGCGGAACAGGAAGGGCTCATCTCTGTCATAAAAGAGATGAAGAGTTTTACAAGAGAAGAATTCTGCGATAGGGCCGCGGGACAGCTTAAATACAAGACAGGAGACAGTGCAAGGAAGAGGATGTTGTTTATCCTGCTGGATTTTCTTGAAGAGTGCGGGTATGTTTCGCAGAACCCGGCGCATAGCTGCATATACAACGATGATGTAAAACCTCTGCCGGCGCTTTCTCTAATTGAGAGAAAGACCCTAAAAGAGGGTTTTTACAGCGAGGTGGAGTTTTTCGGCAGGTGCATTGACTATGCAGGCGAGTTTCTGCGCGGCGGCGATCATCTTTATAATTTTGCCAAAGGCATGGAGGATATATGGGACAGGTTCCTCGGAAATTATGAGTTCAGCATAGCAAGGGATATACTCTTAAAGGCTATGGCATCGGATAAAACAGAGGACTGTCAAATGCTGGACCTCTGCTACGGGACAGGCCACGGGCTTAAAGCCATATGCAGGGATTTCCCGAATGCCGGAATAACTGCAATAGACTTTACCGGCGCAATGAGGCAGTTCGTGATGTCAAGGCTCGGAGAGAATTCCGGAAAGATAAGCTGGGTTGATGCGCGCAGATGGAACGGCTTTGGGTCAAAACTCCCGTTTAAAGACATGACTTTTGATAGGGTGTTTTTCTCATGTGGAGACCCTTATATCCCGGAACCCCTGCGCGAATATGTATATAAAGACATATACAGGATTTTGAAGCCCGGCGGCGCTGCGGGTATTGTTGCGTGGGGGTATCCTGACAGGCAAAAGAGGCACATACAGAATGAATGGGTAAGGAAGGGGATATATATACACGATTTCGCAGAGAGCGTATGCAATGGATGGCACGGCTTCCGCGATATAGACTCTACTGTCAGGATGGCTAAGGATATAGGGTTTGTCGGGTTAAACGCGGTGGTTAATAATTTTTATATGCTTGACTCTGCTGTATGGGTGTTTAAGAGGCCATGA
- a CDS encoding beta-ketoacyl-[acyl-carrier-protein] synthase family protein, translating into MSRQVVVTGIGIISPLESGDGLEMFWKELLKGKDAIKEVKSFDTGRYECKIAGEVKRFEHTGTERWINFLDFAFKEALADAGVDAGAGGFGLYIGTVLGGILAGQKAWKENKPTLPEEYHFYSGERYLTDKYGIKGHVLTVSTACASGTDALGMAYRNILWGKADVMVAGGSDTLSEFAFCGFNNLKALTKTKVRPFDKNRDGLALGEGAAFLVLEEAVAAKKRGALVYGRIIGYASRADAHHMTGPDKEGRGLAAAIKAALKEAGISKPDYINAHGTGTIYNDAMETKAIKLAFGNPAYEIPVSSIKSMIGHSFGAGGAIEAATCLLAIKNGAIPPTINYQEKDPECDLDYVPNTARKVDIKTAISLSAGFGGQNAALLFSATD; encoded by the coding sequence ATGAGCAGACAAGTCGTTGTAACAGGCATCGGTATCATATCTCCCCTTGAATCAGGGGATGGGCTTGAAATGTTCTGGAAGGAGTTGCTGAAGGGAAAGGATGCCATAAAAGAGGTTAAGTCTTTTGATACCGGGAGATATGAATGCAAAATAGCAGGAGAGGTAAAGAGGTTTGAGCATACAGGGACGGAACGATGGATAAATTTTCTTGATTTTGCATTTAAGGAGGCGCTTGCCGATGCAGGGGTTGATGCGGGCGCAGGGGGATTTGGATTATACATCGGCACAGTCCTCGGAGGTATCCTTGCAGGCCAAAAGGCATGGAAAGAAAATAAACCCACTCTTCCTGAAGAATATCACTTCTATTCCGGCGAAAGATATCTTACAGATAAATATGGCATAAAAGGCCATGTCCTTACTGTGTCCACTGCCTGCGCATCAGGCACAGATGCCCTTGGTATGGCATACAGAAATATCCTCTGGGGAAAGGCCGATGTAATGGTAGCAGGCGGATCCGACACATTAAGCGAGTTTGCATTCTGCGGTTTTAATAATCTTAAAGCGCTGACAAAGACCAAGGTAAGGCCGTTTGACAAAAACAGGGATGGCTTAGCGCTTGGCGAGGGCGCTGCATTTCTTGTTCTGGAAGAGGCTGTCGCCGCAAAAAAAAGAGGTGCGCTGGTTTACGGCAGGATAATAGGCTATGCCTCAAGGGCAGATGCCCATCACATGACAGGGCCTGACAAAGAGGGCCGGGGACTGGCAGCGGCCATTAAAGCGGCATTAAAAGAGGCAGGCATATCAAAGCCTGATTATATAAACGCCCACGGCACAGGCACAATATATAACGATGCAATGGAGACAAAGGCGATAAAGCTCGCATTCGGCAATCCCGCATACGAAATACCGGTAAGCTCAATAAAATCCATGATAGGCCACAGCTTTGGCGCAGGCGGCGCAATAGAGGCGGCAACGTGTCTCCTTGCCATCAAAAATGGCGCAATACCTCCCACAATAAACTATCAGGAAAAAGACCCTGAATGTGACCTTGACTATGTGCCGAATACAGCAAGAAAGGTCGATATAAAAACAGCCATCTCTCTGTCCGCCGGCTTCGGAGGGCAAAACGCAGCCCTCCTTTTCAGCGCAACGGATTAA
- a CDS encoding ATP-grasp domain-containing protein, with translation MVSTHSKILILDAMWNKTLAAVRSLGRRGFYLTVGEKTRFATALFSKYCSRRVIYPSPASKPDEFLDWLLKEVKANNYDMLLPTEFETLEIILKHKKEIEPYTRVPFADYNLISKVNDKAWLIRYAEKNGYLCPKTYKNSHPPLNPLPSREGKQIVPSPLAGEGQGEGGFSDEGMEYPLVIKPRESSGSRGLVYVNRPSEFLTAFQKVHSRYPFPLVQEYIPNGGAYGVGALFNLNSEPRAAFVYKRLREYPVSGGPSTLRESVKNDEIRDVAVSLLKSLNWVGVAMVEFRVDARDGKAKLMEINPRFWGSLQLAILSGMDFPYLLYKMAVDGDVEPAWDYETGIRCRWLIPGDILHFISNPERLRLNPSFFTRTQGDDIISAADPMPIVGRVSSVLPFFFNKEMRRLIFR, from the coding sequence ATGGTCAGTACCCACTCAAAAATCCTTATCCTTGACGCCATGTGGAATAAAACCCTTGCGGCAGTGCGGTCGCTGGGCAGAAGGGGGTTTTATCTTACAGTCGGCGAAAAGACCAGATTTGCAACCGCCCTTTTTTCCAAATATTGCAGCAGGCGGGTAATATATCCGTCTCCCGCATCCAAACCGGATGAGTTTCTTGATTGGCTTTTAAAAGAGGTTAAGGCAAATAACTACGATATGCTCCTTCCTACCGAGTTTGAAACCCTTGAGATTATTTTGAAGCATAAAAAAGAGATTGAGCCATATACAAGGGTTCCGTTTGCAGATTACAATTTAATATCCAAGGTTAATGACAAGGCATGGCTTATAAGATATGCTGAGAAAAACGGCTATTTATGTCCGAAGACATATAAAAATTCTCACCCTCCCCTTAATCCCCTCCCGTCAAGGGAGGGGAAACAAATAGTTCCCTCTCCCCTTGCGGGAGAGGGTCAGGGTGAGGGGGGATTTTCGGATGAAGGCATGGAATATCCTTTGGTTATAAAGCCAAGGGAAAGTTCTGGTTCAAGGGGGCTTGTATATGTGAACAGGCCTTCAGAATTTTTAACTGCCTTTCAGAAGGTTCACAGCAGGTATCCTTTCCCTCTTGTCCAGGAGTATATCCCGAATGGCGGCGCATATGGTGTAGGCGCGCTTTTTAATCTTAATTCAGAGCCAAGGGCTGCCTTTGTTTATAAGCGGCTCAGGGAATATCCTGTCAGCGGAGGGCCAAGCACATTAAGGGAAAGCGTAAAGAATGATGAGATAAGAGATGTTGCCGTCAGCCTGCTGAAATCTTTAAATTGGGTTGGTGTCGCAATGGTAGAGTTCAGGGTTGATGCAAGGGACGGCAAGGCAAAACTTATGGAAATAAATCCAAGATTCTGGGGTTCTTTACAGCTTGCAATTTTATCAGGAATGGATTTCCCGTATCTTCTTTATAAAATGGCTGTTGACGGCGATGTAGAGCCAGCATGGGATTATGAGACAGGCATACGATGCCGCTGGTTGATTCCAGGGGATATATTGCACTTTATATCAAATCCGGAGAGACTACGGCTTAATCCAAGTTTCTTTACAAGGACACAAGGCGATGATATTATATCTGCCGCTGATCCAATGCCGATTGTAGGAAGGGTTTCGTCTGTTCTTCCTTTTTTCTTTAATAAGGAGATGAGGAGGCTGATTTTCAGGTAA
- a CDS encoding beta-ketoacyl synthase N-terminal-like domain-containing protein, whose translation MSCEYVITGIGIVSPIGIGNPVFWDALLAGRTGIKEIKSFDTGGQRSRLGAEINTDDIDAVFFDKRFRRAAKISKYCLAAADMAIKDSGLNPSVWDPAKAGLIVGVTHGAMNYTRDFHTALIREGALSASPMFFSDSVLNAPAGNASIAFNIKGAAHTIAGGIPAGIDAIDYAIRVMRNNNLDVCIAGGAEEIDALVFDSYARFRLLSPNNRGKEGIKPFASDRNGFVTGEGACMLVLEKKEAAVKRGAVLYAGISDAKDFDNKIIYAVTGANGTGKDVVEAGILKALLSGNNKNAAKVFVGNIKPLTGECFAAGSAMQAASAAMALHKGIIPPSTIGDGLIKEMDWCRPNTKEEEVKADMALISSIGFEGSGSLLYLMRLY comes from the coding sequence ATGAGCTGCGAATATGTTATTACAGGCATCGGCATTGTAAGCCCCATCGGTATCGGCAATCCTGTATTCTGGGATGCGCTCCTTGCCGGTAGAACCGGTATAAAAGAGATAAAGAGTTTTGATACCGGAGGACAGAGAAGCCGCCTTGGCGCAGAGATAAACACAGACGATATAGATGCTGTTTTTTTTGACAAGAGATTCAGGAGGGCGGCAAAGATATCTAAATACTGTCTTGCGGCCGCAGATATGGCCATAAAGGACAGTGGGCTCAACCCCTCCGTATGGGACCCGGCAAAGGCCGGCCTTATTGTGGGTGTTACTCACGGCGCAATGAATTACACCAGGGACTTCCACACTGCGCTGATAAGGGAAGGGGCGCTCTCAGCCAGCCCTATGTTTTTTTCAGACTCTGTCCTAAATGCGCCTGCTGGCAATGCCTCGATTGCATTCAATATAAAGGGCGCGGCGCATACAATCGCCGGCGGCATACCGGCCGGGATAGACGCCATTGATTACGCAATAAGGGTTATGAGGAATAATAATCTGGATGTCTGCATTGCAGGCGGCGCAGAGGAGATAGACGCCCTGGTATTTGACAGCTATGCAAGGTTCAGGCTGCTGTCGCCGAATAACAGGGGAAAAGAAGGCATTAAGCCCTTTGCCTCTGATAGAAACGGGTTCGTGACAGGAGAAGGCGCGTGCATGCTTGTGCTTGAAAAAAAAGAGGCGGCAGTCAAAAGGGGCGCGGTTCTTTATGCCGGAATTTCTGATGCAAAGGATTTTGATAATAAGATAATCTATGCGGTAACAGGCGCAAACGGCACCGGCAAAGATGTTGTTGAGGCCGGGATATTAAAGGCATTGCTATCAGGGAATAATAAAAACGCGGCGAAGGTCTTTGTGGGGAATATTAAACCCCTTACAGGCGAATGTTTTGCCGCTGGCAGCGCAATGCAGGCCGCATCAGCGGCAATGGCGCTTCATAAAGGAATCATACCTCCGTCAACCATTGGAGATGGCCTGATAAAAGAGATGGATTGGTGCAGGCCCAACACAAAGGAAGAAGAGGTAAAGGCAGATATGGCGCTAATAAGTTCAATCGGATTTGAGGGGAGCGGCTCTTTACTTTATTTAATGCGTTTGTATTAG